The following are from one region of the Trichoplusia ni isolate ovarian cell line Hi5 chromosome 1, tn1, whole genome shotgun sequence genome:
- the LOC113508341 gene encoding uncharacterized protein LOC113508341, with protein MSERDGSAGGKAGGKMEKKAERRGKKKSKVGLVVAMASAPVQDVHDDEETVLVEELCAIVDNVEAEAKKAANGLGKADGDGNPVGGESGEPGGKPGPEGRAKRDDVPDAIPIGKAAGDAGAPKL; from the exons ATGTCTG AGCGCGACGGTTCTGCTGGTGGGAAAGCTGGGGGAAAGATGGAGAAGAAGGCTGAGCGCCGAGGCAAGAAGAAGAGCAAAGTAGGGCTCGTGGTGGCCATGGCTTCGGCCCCCGTACAAGACGTACATGACGACGAGGAGACGGTACTGGTAGAGGAACTGTGCGCGATTGTCGACAACGTCGAGGCGGAGGCTAAGAAGGCCGCCAACGGCTTGGGCAAGGCCGACGGCGACGGCAATCCCGTGGGCGGCGAGTCCGGCGAGCCCGGCGGCAAGCCCGGGCCCGAGGGGCGCGCCAAGCGCGACGACGTGCCCGACGCCATCCCCATCGGCAAGGCGGCCGGCGACGCCGGGGCCCCCAAGCTGTAA